The following coding sequences are from one Syngnathus acus chromosome 14, fSynAcu1.2, whole genome shotgun sequence window:
- the LOC119133962 gene encoding rho-related GTP-binding protein RhoG-like: MQTVKCVVVGDGAVGKTCLLISYTTGAFPKEYIPTVFDNYSSQVTVDGRIISLNLWDTAGQEEYDRLRTLSYPQTNVFIICFSISSPASYENVKHKWHPEVSHHCPGVPVLLVGTKSDLRNDTDTQRKLKEQDQAPVTHHQGVTLARQIQAVRYLECSALNQDGIKDVFAEAVRAFLNPEPAVTKKLCALL, from the exons ATGCAGACAGTCAAGTGCGTGGTGGTGGGCGATGGCGCCGTGGGGAAGACCTGCCTCCTCATCTCCTACACCACTGGAGCCTTTCCCAAAGAGTACATCCCCACCGTTTTTGACAACTACAGCAGCCAG GTGACAGTGGATGGCAGGATCATCAGCCTAAACCTGTGGGACACGGCGGGCCAGGAGGAGTACGACCGCCTGAGGACGTTGTCTTACCCGCAGACCAACGTCTTCATCATTTGCTTCTCCATCTCAAGCCCAGCCTCCTATGAGAATGTCAAACACAAATGGCACCCCGAG GTGTCACACCACTGTCCTGGCGTGCCCGTCCTCCTGGTGGGCACCAAGAGCGACCTCCGAAACGACACCGACACCCAGAGGAAGCTGAAGGAGCAGGATCAGGCGCCAGTCACTCATCACCAGGGTGTCACGCTGGCTCGCCAGATCCAAGCCGTGCGCTACCTGGAGTGCTCCGCCCTCAACCAGGACGGCATCAAGGATGTGTTCGCTGAGGCCGTCAGGGCCTTCCTCAACCCAGAGCCTGCCGTCACCAAGAAGCTTTGTGCGCTGCTCTGA